The following proteins come from a genomic window of Triticum aestivum cultivar Chinese Spring chromosome 6A, IWGSC CS RefSeq v2.1, whole genome shotgun sequence:
- the LOC123131669 gene encoding probable serine/threonine-protein kinase PBL15: MPRPWREVLASATKCWSAEEDDEAADARNYRPPNSEFSRRLASFRRLSALANGPATPTDGKDDEDNPDGVGEMGVGTMQQLHSFSLSELRGVTHDFSSGYLLGEGGFGAVHKGFVDAGMRPGLEPQPVAVKQLNIAGHQGHREWLAEVIFLGQFRHQHLLKLLGYCYEDEERLLVYEFMPRGSLDNHLFKRISATLPWNTRLKVAISTAKGVAFLHGGKQPVIYRDLKASNILLDSDFTAKLSDFGLAKMGPEGDETHVSTRVMGTHGYAAPEYVQTGHLTVKSDVYSFGVVLLELLTGRRAMEHVPGRTARAEQTIKLVEWTRPYLASSRRLRCIMDQKLSGHYSVKGARAMAHLAVQCTSPQPRDRPSMAAIVEALEQLEGLKDMAVSMGLFWPTAPAAGRNALSAKFRAEMKGAGTGAVPRRRTASANLS; this comes from the exons ATGCCGAGGCCATGGAGAGAGGTGCTGGCGTCGGCTACCAAGTGCTGGAGcgcggaggaggacgacgaggccgCAGACGCTAGGAACTACCGCCCGCCCAACTCCGAGTTctcgcgccgcctcgcctccttcCGGCGCCTATCGGCCTTGGCCAACGGCCCCGCCACGCCCACGGACGGCAAGGATGACGAGGACAACCCCGACGGCGTGGGGGAGATGGGCGTGGGCACCATGCAGCAGCTGCACTCTTTCAGCCTCAGCGAGCTCCGTGGCGTCACGCATGACTTCTCCAGCGGATACCTCCTCGGCGAAGGAGGGTTCGGCGCCGTGCACAAAGGCTTCGTCGACGCCGGCATGCGGCCCGGCCTCGAGCCCCAGCCCGTTGCCGTCAAGCAGCTCAACATCGCCGGCCACCAAGGCCACAGGGAGTGGCTG GCCGAGGTGATCTTCCTTGGGCAGTTCCGGCACCAGCACCTGTTGAAGCTACTTGGGTACTGCTATGAGGACGAGGAGCGCCTCCTCGTCTATGAGTTCATGCCGCGCGGCAGCCTCGACAACCACCTCTTTAAAAGGATATCCGCGACGCTGCCGTGGAACACTAGGCTCAAGGTCGCCATCAGCACCGCCAAGGGCGTCGCCTTCCTCCATGGCGGCAAGCAGCCTGTCATCTACAGAGACTTGAAGGCGTCCAACATCCTCCTAGACTCG GACTTCACGGCGAAGCTATCGGACTTCGGACTGGCCAAGATGGGCCCCGAGGGGGATGAGACACACGTAAGCACCCGTGTGATGGGCACCCACGGTTATGCGGCTCCTGAGTACGTGCAGACGGGCCACCTCACGGTGAAGAGCGATGTCTACAGCTTCGGCGTGGTGCTACTGGAGCTCCTAACGGGCCGTCGCGCCATGGAGCACGTCCCCGGCCGGACCGCGCGCGCCGAGCAGACCATCAAGCTCGTGGAGTGGACCCGGCCCTACCTCGCTAGCAGCCGCCGCCTGCGCTGCATCATGGACCAGAAGCTCTCGGGGCACTACTCCGTCAAGGGCGCCCGCGCCATGGCGCACCTGGCCGTGCAGTGCACGAGCCCGCAGCCCCGAGACAGGCCAAGTATGGCCGCTATCGTGGAGGCGCTCGAGCAGCTCGAGGGGCTCAAGGACATGGCTGTCAGCATGGGCCTCTTTTGGCCCACGGCTCCCGCGGCCGGGAGAAACGCACTCTCCGCCAAATTTCGGGCTGAGATGAAGGGCGCCGGCACCGGTGCTGTCCCGCGACGGAGAACCGCGTCCGCCAACCTATCGTGA